From a region of the Salvelinus alpinus chromosome 2, SLU_Salpinus.1, whole genome shotgun sequence genome:
- the LOC139547049 gene encoding zinc finger protein 180-like isoform X1, producing MSSLSYSPPAIEEGVCWTEKEAFVKEEEEEKDVTIQKQVEGEAVTVKEEKDVTEKEEEDTFRVKEEGVTVKEEAEDAVFGVEDEVKEDEDVFGMKDEEGEITVTLEEDEEEKTGELINTSKYRERCDYRGSSGEPRQHHEAEKSLSRSELLKKHQQRSTGKKSHCCSDCGKRCKSSSELKIHQRTHTGEKPFSCDQCGKSFTSSSNLTAHQRTHTGEKPYSCDQCGKSFAKSSHLTAHQRTHTGEKPYSCDQCGKSFAKSSHLTAHQRTHTGEKPYSCNQCGKSFCTSGSLTKHWRTHTGEKPYSCNQCRKSFSTSGYLTIHHRTHTGDNQCCDQCGKSFSSSSYLTIHHRTHTGEKPYSCDQCGKSFSSSSYLTIHHRTHTGEKPYRCDQCGKSFTWPKSLNIHKRTHTGEEIL from the exons atgagttcactaagctactctcctcctgctatagaagagggggtctgctggacggagaaagaagctttcgtgaaagaagaggaggaagagaaagatgtcacaatacaaaaacaagtagagggtgaggctgttaccgtgaaagaagaaaaagacgttacagagaaagaagaggaagacacgttcagagtgaaagaggaaggtgttactgtgaaagaagaggCGGAAGATGCGGTTTTTGGAGTGGAGGATGAAGTGAAAGAAGATGAAGACGTTTTTGGAATGAAGGATGAAgagggggagattactgtcacattagAGGAGGACGAAGAAGAGAAGACTGGAGaactgattaacaccagtaaataca gagagagatgtgactatcgtggatcctctggggagcctcgaCAACATCATGAGGCAGAGaaaagtctctccagatcagaactcctcaagaaacaccagcagagatccacagggaagaaatctcactgctgctctgactgtgggaaacgttgcaaatcttcatcagaacttaaaatacaccagagaacacacacaggagagaaaccttttagctgtgatcaatgtgggaagagttttacttcatctagcaatctgactgcacaccagagaacacacacaggagagaaaccttatagctgtgatcaatgtgggaagagttttgctaaatctagccatctgactgcacaccagagaacacacacaggagagaaaccatatagctgtgatcaatgtgggaaaagttttgctaaatctagccatctgactgcacaccagagaacacacacaggagagaaaccatatagctgtaatcaatgtgggaagagtttttgtaCATCTGGCTCTCTAACAAAAcactggagaacacacacaggagagaaaccatatagctgtaatcaatgtaggaagagtttttctacatctggctatctaactatacaccatagaacacacacaggagataatcagtgctgtgatcaatgtgggaagagtttttcttcttctagctatctaactatacaccatagaacacacacaggagagaaaccatatagctgtgatcaatgtgggaagagtttttcttcttctagctatctaactatacaccatagaacacacacaggagagaaaccatataggtgtgatcaatgtgggaagagttttacttggCCAAAAAGCCTGAATATACACAAGCGGACACACACAGgggaagagatactctga
- the LOC139546870 gene encoding zinc finger protein ZFP2-like isoform X1 — MSSLNISPLVKEEGVCWTEKEALGLNIVVKEEKEEEDVTVKQEVESEAVTLKEEEKDVSVKEEEDTFRVKEEDVTVKEEEEGTDEDVTVKEEDAVYGVKKEGEITVTLEDEEEIGDLINTRERRDYRGSSGNPQQPYDADEAEKSLSTSELLQTHQQRTTGKKSHCCSDCGKGCKSSSELKIHERVHTGEKPYSCDQCGKSFGRSGQLTSHQRIHTGEKPYSCDQCGKRCTTSSNLTSHQRTHTGEKPYSCGQCGKSFFQSCSLTVHQRTHTQHTGEKPFSCGQCGKSFGRSGQLTSHQRIHTGEKPYICAQCGNSFTTSSNLTSHQRTHTGEKSHSCDQCGKSFTKSSNLTSHQRTHTGEKPYSCDQCGMSFTISSSLTSHQRTHTGEKPYSCDQCGKSFTTSSHLIRHQRTHTGEKPYSCGQCGKSYTTSSHLTSHQRTHTGEKPHSCDQCGKSFPTSSQLTSHQRTHTVEKPHSCDQCDKRYSDKRSLIKHQKIHT; from the exons atgagctccctaaacatctcccctcttgttaaagaagagggggtctgctggacggagaaagaagctctggggctgaacattgtcgtgaaagaggagaaggaggaggaggatgtcacagtaaaacaagaagtagagagtGAGGCTGTTAccctgaaagaagaagagaaagacgtttcagtgaaagaagaggaagacacgttcagagtgaaagaggaggatgttacagtaaaagaagaggaggaagggacagatgaggatgttacagtgaaagaagaggatgcAGTTTatggagtgaagaaggaaggggagattactgtcacattggaagatgaagaggagataggagatctgattaacacca gagagagacgggactatcgtggatcctctgggaatCCTCAACAACCttatgatgctgacgaggcagagaagagtctctccacatcagaactCCTTCAGACACACCAGCAGAGaaccacagggaagaaatctcattgctgctctgactgtgggaaaggttgcaaatcttcatcagaacttaaaatacacgagcgagtacacacaggagagaaaccttatagctgtgatcaatgtgggaagagttttggtagatctggccagctgacatcacaccagagaatacacacaggagagaaaccttatagctgtgatcaatgtgggaagagatgtacTACATCAAGCaatctgacttcacaccagagaacacacacaggagagaaaccttatagctgtggtcaatgtgggaagagtttttttcAATCTTgctctctgactgtacaccagagaacacacacacaacacacaggagagaaaccttttagctgtggtcaatgtgggaagagttttggtagatctggccagctgacatcacaccagagaatacacacaggagagaaaccttatatctgtgctcaatgtgggaatagttttactacatcaagcaatctgacttcacaccagagaacacacacaggagagaaatctcatagttgtgatcaatgtgggaagagttttacgaAATCAAGCaatctgacttcacaccagagaacacacacaggagagaaaccttatagctgtgatcaatgtgggatgagttttactATATCTAGCtctctgacttcacaccagagaacacacacaggagagaaaccttatagctgtgatcaatgtgggaagagtttcactacatcaagccatctgattcgacaccagagaacacacacaggagagaaaccttatagctgtggtcaatgtgggaagagttatactacatcaagccatctgacttcacaccagagaacacacacaggagagaaacctcatagctgtgatcaatgtgggaagagttttcctacatctagccagctgacttcacaccagagaacacacacagtagagaaacctcatagctgtgatcaatgtgacaagagatactctgataaaagatctctgatcaaacatcagaaaatacatacatga